A region of Salvelinus alpinus chromosome 6, SLU_Salpinus.1, whole genome shotgun sequence DNA encodes the following proteins:
- the LOC139578515 gene encoding peroxiredoxin-6-like yields MPGILLGDVFPNFEAETTIGKIKFHDFLGNSWGILFSHPRDFTPVCTTELACAAKISNEFKKRNVKMIALSIDSVADHLVWSKDVMAFNSDGADSPLPFPIIADDKRVLSVQLGMLDPDELDKDGIPLTARCVFVIGPDKKMKLSILYPATTGRNFDELLRVIDSLQLTALKKVATPVDWKPGEKCMVIPSLSDAEAAELFPNGVTTKELPSGKKYLRYTQP; encoded by the exons ATGCCTGGGATACTGCTAGGAGACGTGTTCCCTAACTTCGAAGCTGAGACAACCATCGGCAAGATCAAATTCCATGACTTCTTAGGAAACTC atggGGTATCCTGTTCTCCCACCCCCGGGACTTTACTCCAGTATGTACCACAGAGCTGGCCTGTGCTGCCAAGATCAGCAATGAGTTCAAGAAGCGCAACGTCAAGATGATCGCGCTGTCCATCGACAGTGTGGCCGACCACCTCGTCTGGAGCAAG gATGTGATGGCGTTTAACAGTGATGGTGCGGACTCTCCCCTGCCCTTCCCCATCATCGCTGATGATAAGAGGGTGCTTTCAGTTCAGCTGGGCATGCTGGACCCTGATGAGCTTGACAAGGATGGCATTCCCCTCACTGCACGCTGT GTGTTTGTGATTGGTCCAGATAAGAAGATGAAGCTTTCGATCTTGTACCCTGCCACCACTGGAAGGAACTTTGACGAGCTGCTCCGTGTCATCGACTCTCTGCAGCTCACTGCTCTCAAGAAGGTGGCCACACCTGTTGACTGGAAG cCTGGTGAGAAGTGTATGgttattccctctctctccgaTGCAGAGGCCGCTGAACTTTTCCCCAATGGCGTCACCACCAAAGAGCTGCCTTCTGGAAAGAAGTACCTCCGCTACACACAGCCCTGA
- the plpp6 gene encoding polyisoprenoid diphosphate/phosphate phosphohydrolase PLPP6: MPSPKTKNSANRSAGGSSGLSGSTNGNGRYEFMSLNRTPPPTLLQRQGSDPTAAARLRASESPTRRRGSGSSTSSNTGMPEEDCMRLNPSFIGIALSSLLAIDLWLSKRLGVCACEDSSWGSIRPLMKLIEISGHGIPWLVGTAYGLYKADSAAGQEVMLNLFMALILDLILVGIVKAVVRRRRPSHNRMDMFATFSVDRFSFPSGHATRAAMCARFLLAHLVLAAPLRVLVFLWSCLVGLSRVLLGRHNVTDVLFGFLMGYWQYNLVEMLWVSSLGLQGLLGLIQG, translated from the exons ATGCCTTCTCCTAAAACCAAAAACAGTGCAAATCGCAGCGCAGGTGGAAGCTCAGGTCTCAGTGGCAGCACCAACGGCAACGGACGCTACGAGTTCATGTCGTTGAACCGAACCCCTCCACCCACCCTCCTCCAACGGCAGGGCTCCGACCCAACCGCTGCAGCCAGACTGCGGGCATCTGAGAGCCCTACCCGGCGAAGGGGCTCCgggtcctccacctcctccaacaCAGGCATGCCCGAAGAGGATTGTATGCGGCTCAACCCTTCATTTATCGGGATAGCCCTCAGCTCCCTCCTCGCCATAGACCTGTGGCTTTCCAAGCGGCTGGGGGTGTGTGCCTGTGAAGATTCCTCCTGGGGCAGCATTAGACCATTGATGAAACTTATAGAGATTTCTGGACATGGAATACCATGGCTGGTCGGGACAGCCTACGGCCTGTACAAGGCTGACAGTGCAGCAGGACAGGAGGTTATGCTAAACCTCTTCATGG CTCTCATTCTAGACCTGATCCTGGTTGGCATCGTGAAAGCTGTCGTCCGTCGGCGCCGCCCGTCCCACAACCGCATGGACATGTTCGCCACCTTCTCCGTGGACCGCTTCTCCTTCCCCTCGGGGCACGCCACCCGCGCAGCCATGTGTGCCCGCTTCTTGCTGGCCCACCTGGTCCTGGCTGCACCCCTCAGGGTGCTGGTGTTCTTGTGGTCTTGTCTGGTGGGGCTGAGCCGGGTGCTGCTGGGCAGACACAACGTGACCGACGTGCTGTTTGGCTTCCTAATGGGCTACTGGCAGTACAACCTGGTGGAAATGCTCTGGGTGTCATCACTGGGCCTGCAGGGGCTGCTGGGACTCATCCAGgggtga